The Sedimentisphaera salicampi genome includes a region encoding these proteins:
- a CDS encoding LamG domain-containing protein: protein MRFLISIFVLFAAAGLNADISDGLSGAWMFENFASGEVRDYSGNNAAGITKGNPEDCGGYISGGIELDGFDDYINAPSFSMNTQNATFCAWIKTHSIPNWWVSIINTHKASGKCGLAFYKKQNQLAYYWNDSKYSFDSGLEIPLNQWVFTAVVIAPQSAVLYVKPQGGQLAKAVNLDSHSFCTLSGVMIGRDSAPGWGDGERRFDGCIDEVRIYSRSLPESEIIQLSDMSRCWNYPPLVYASDSQIAYLGESKPFACSFEDDGRPFIGGCGDLTQGTSFQKSFLWSKLSGPGSVSFTAPSQQSTEAVFSETGNYQIQIEVSDGPSGVPADIYGKTGSEVIDVDVVSESEKKLAADYRFQQQPDEAAVDSAGLNDWAARLEFGSSFQTHCNAPENGKGVGFMPGEDSVFEIQPQPAGASEISGIKEATVCVWIMPLTVSEGNGKVCFSAKSSSGNTFTLQGSTPLSYSQWHHIAAVYDAVQGQMRIYVNGSLDASAEIPPAALSSEWYEPLIGSGGSGKRENFVGCIDKLQIFNYALSGQEIVSQIECSEFVFAGLNGEADISGRFNLPDCRVNLFDYAMFSENWLTESLSPADFNEDSHTDIADLAVLAENWLFCKDPQDTNCLQHFGF, encoded by the coding sequence GGATCGAGCTGGATGGATTCGATGATTATATCAATGCGCCCTCGTTCAGTATGAACACTCAGAACGCAACCTTTTGCGCATGGATAAAAACTCACTCAATCCCAAACTGGTGGGTTTCAATAATCAACACTCACAAGGCCTCAGGCAAGTGCGGCCTTGCTTTCTACAAAAAACAAAACCAGCTTGCATATTACTGGAACGACAGCAAATACAGCTTCGACAGCGGCCTTGAGATTCCGCTTAATCAGTGGGTTTTTACTGCCGTTGTTATCGCGCCGCAAAGTGCCGTGCTGTATGTTAAGCCTCAGGGAGGCCAGCTCGCCAAGGCGGTTAATCTCGATTCGCATTCTTTCTGCACTCTCTCGGGAGTTATGATAGGCAGGGATTCTGCCCCGGGCTGGGGTGATGGCGAAAGACGCTTCGACGGCTGTATAGATGAGGTGAGGATTTATTCAAGGAGCCTTCCAGAGAGCGAAATAATCCAGCTTTCTGATATGAGCCGCTGCTGGAACTACCCGCCTCTGGTTTATGCGAGTGATTCCCAGATTGCATACCTCGGTGAGTCCAAGCCCTTTGCTTGCAGTTTTGAAGACGATGGAAGACCGTTTATAGGGGGCTGCGGGGATTTAACGCAGGGTACTTCCTTCCAGAAGAGCTTCCTTTGGAGCAAACTCTCCGGCCCGGGCAGCGTTAGCTTCACTGCCCCATCTCAGCAAAGTACTGAAGCAGTTTTCTCTGAGACTGGCAACTATCAGATCCAGATAGAGGTTTCTGATGGCCCTTCGGGAGTGCCTGCGGATATTTACGGGAAAACTGGCTCTGAGGTTATTGATGTAGATGTAGTCAGTGAAAGCGAGAAGAAGCTTGCAGCGGATTACAGATTTCAGCAGCAGCCTGATGAGGCTGCCGTGGATTCAGCGGGATTAAATGACTGGGCAGCAAGGCTTGAATTCGGCAGTTCTTTCCAAACTCACTGCAACGCTCCGGAAAACGGGAAGGGTGTCGGCTTTATGCCGGGCGAGGATTCAGTTTTTGAAATCCAGCCCCAGCCTGCAGGTGCGAGCGAGATATCGGGAATCAAAGAGGCAACAGTATGTGTATGGATTATGCCCCTTACAGTCTCGGAAGGAAATGGGAAGGTTTGTTTCAGTGCGAAAAGCTCTTCCGGAAACACCTTTACCCTTCAGGGCAGCACGCCGCTAAGCTATTCGCAATGGCATCATATTGCTGCTGTGTATGATGCGGTTCAAGGGCAGATGCGCATTTATGTCAACGGCAGCCTTGATGCCTCCGCTGAAATCCCGCCGGCAGCCCTCAGCAGTGAGTGGTATGAGCCTTTAATCGGTTCTGGAGGCTCGGGGAAGAGGGAAAATTTCGTCGGCTGCATCGATAAGCTCCAGATTTTTAATTATGCACTGTCTGGTCAGGAAATTGTTTCGCAGATCGAGTGCAGCGAGTTTGTCTTTGCTGGCTTAAACGGCGAGGCAGATATCTCAGGCAGATTTAATCTGCCCGACTGCAGGGTAAATCTCTTTGATTATGCGATGTTTTCTGAAAACTGGCTTACTGAATCCCTTTCCCCGGCTGATTTTAATGAGGATTCTCACACCGACATTGCGGATTTGGCCGTTTTAGCAGAGAACTGGCTGTTTTGCAAAGACCCTCAGGATACAAACTGCCTTCAACATTTTGGCTTTTGA
- a CDS encoding sodium-translocating pyrophosphatase, which produces MTGIKKFMLPAIAAFPSLALAAGGSNGGEADVSTGWAEPIFCVIASLVALGFARFFYKKMMEASEGTDKMKEIAEDVRKGAYAYLRRQYGVVTVVFIVLLLIFVGLAMVGAQNPFVPLAFLTGGFFSGLCGYLGMKTATYASARTANGAREGLNRGLTVAFRSGGVMGLVVVGFGLLDISLWYLLLDKLVYTAEHMREGWGFLVPAGMNPDHKLIVITTTMITFGMGASTQALFARVGGGIYTKAADVGADLVGKVEAGIPEDDPRNPATIADNVGDNVGDVAGMGADLYESYCGSILATAALGAALGINLPHGLEPFKVVVAPMLVAGIGIILSVIGMFMVKCKEGASQKNLLRSLLTGTLASSVMIVIALMILVFTGYITWGIFAAVITGLIVGVIIGQITEYYTSDEFAPTKSIAEQTQMGPATTIIEGISAGMYSTGFTVATIVIGILLAYGFSGGFNNPAMGLYGIGFSAVGMLSTLGITLASDAYGPIADNAGGNAEMAGLGEEVRNRTDALDALGNTTAATGKGFAIGSAALTAMALLAAYLEEVRVWIGKLANESAEGIYRVGEFVFTAESVKTAPVAKFVEAYNLTIMNPKMICGLFIGSMMAFVFSAMTMKAVGRAAGDMVNEVRRQFKEMPGILDGSQKPDYATCVAISTKGAQKEMILPSAIAIIVPVLTGLILGVAGVLGLLAGGLVAGFSLAITLNNAGGAWDNAKKYIEKGHYGGKNSEAHHAGVVGDTVGDPFKDTSGPSLNILIKLMTMVSVVFSGVVIKFGPQISDLLNLNY; this is translated from the coding sequence ATGACAGGTATTAAGAAATTTATGTTGCCTGCCATTGCGGCTTTTCCTTCGCTCGCATTAGCGGCAGGGGGCTCAAACGGCGGTGAAGCAGACGTGTCAACAGGCTGGGCAGAGCCTATCTTTTGTGTTATCGCCTCTCTTGTTGCTCTTGGATTTGCCAGATTCTTCTACAAGAAGATGATGGAGGCCTCCGAGGGAACAGACAAGATGAAGGAAATTGCCGAAGACGTTCGCAAAGGTGCTTATGCATATCTCAGAAGGCAGTATGGGGTTGTAACGGTGGTATTCATTGTGCTGCTGCTCATATTTGTAGGCCTTGCGATGGTGGGTGCTCAGAACCCGTTTGTTCCGCTTGCTTTCTTGACAGGCGGCTTCTTCAGCGGTCTGTGCGGTTATCTTGGAATGAAAACTGCTACATACGCATCAGCTCGAACAGCCAACGGTGCAAGAGAAGGCCTCAACAGGGGTCTTACCGTAGCTTTTAGAAGCGGCGGCGTAATGGGGCTTGTTGTAGTGGGCTTTGGCCTATTGGATATCTCTCTTTGGTATCTGCTTCTGGATAAGCTGGTTTATACCGCAGAACATATGAGAGAAGGATGGGGCTTTCTCGTGCCGGCAGGTATGAACCCCGACCACAAGCTCATTGTGATCACCACAACAATGATTACATTCGGTATGGGTGCTTCAACACAGGCTCTGTTCGCACGTGTTGGCGGCGGTATCTACACAAAAGCTGCTGACGTTGGTGCAGACCTCGTTGGCAAGGTTGAAGCGGGCATCCCCGAAGACGATCCGAGAAATCCTGCTACTATCGCAGATAACGTTGGAGATAACGTTGGCGACGTTGCCGGAATGGGTGCAGACCTGTACGAAAGCTATTGCGGTTCAATACTCGCTACTGCCGCTCTCGGTGCTGCCCTTGGAATCAACCTGCCTCACGGCCTCGAGCCGTTCAAGGTGGTTGTAGCTCCGATGCTCGTTGCTGGTATTGGTATCATCCTATCTGTAATCGGGATGTTTATGGTTAAGTGTAAGGAAGGGGCTTCCCAGAAAAACCTCCTCCGCTCACTTCTCACAGGTACGCTTGCAAGCTCTGTAATGATTGTTATTGCTCTGATGATCCTCGTTTTCACAGGCTACATCACTTGGGGAATCTTCGCTGCTGTAATAACAGGACTGATTGTGGGCGTGATCATCGGCCAAATCACAGAATACTACACCTCAGATGAATTTGCACCTACTAAAAGCATTGCCGAACAAACCCAGATGGGGCCTGCTACAACAATTATAGAAGGTATTTCAGCCGGTATGTATTCCACCGGATTCACGGTAGCAACAATCGTAATAGGTATTCTGCTTGCTTACGGTTTCAGCGGCGGATTCAACAATCCCGCTATGGGACTCTACGGAATCGGCTTTTCCGCTGTGGGTATGCTTTCGACTCTCGGAATAACTCTTGCATCAGACGCATACGGACCAATCGCAGATAATGCAGGTGGTAATGCTGAGATGGCAGGGCTCGGCGAAGAAGTTCGAAACAGAACAGATGCTCTTGATGCCCTCGGAAATACTACAGCTGCCACAGGCAAGGGCTTTGCTATCGGCTCAGCCGCTCTTACAGCTATGGCTCTTCTCGCTGCATATCTCGAAGAGGTACGCGTGTGGATAGGTAAGCTCGCCAATGAATCGGCAGAAGGTATATACAGAGTGGGCGAGTTTGTGTTTACAGCCGAATCTGTAAAAACCGCTCCTGTGGCGAAATTCGTTGAGGCATACAACCTCACCATTATGAATCCGAAAATGATATGCGGGCTCTTTATCGGCTCAATGATGGCCTTCGTATTCAGCGCTATGACAATGAAGGCTGTTGGAAGGGCTGCCGGCGATATGGTGAACGAAGTGAGAAGGCAGTTCAAGGAGATGCCCGGAATTCTTGACGGCTCTCAGAAGCCTGATTACGCAACTTGCGTTGCGATTTCAACCAAGGGCGCTCAGAAGGAAATGATCCTTCCCTCAGCGATTGCGATTATCGTGCCTGTGCTTACAGGTCTGATTCTCGGTGTTGCTGGTGTTCTCGGCCTGCTCGCAGGCGGCCTTGTTGCTGGATTTTCCCTCGCTATCACCCTCAACAACGCAGGCGGGGCTTGGGATAACGCCAAGAAGTATATCGAAAAAGGACACTACGGCGGAAAGAATTCAGAAGCACACCACGCAGGCGTTGTGGGTGATACCGTAGGCGACCCGTTCAAGGACACGTCAGGACCATCTCTGAACATTCTCATCAAGCTTATGACAATGGTTTCTGTTGTTTTCAGTGGCGTTGTTATCAAATTCGGCCCGCAGATTTCCGATTTACTGAATTTGAACTACTAG
- a CDS encoding endo-1,3-alpha-glucanase family glycosylhydrolase → MMKICNLAACLVFISAAFAVGAKEIKVGAYYYAWHGDNNFHGGADTVLRYHLSPKQTPVLGWYNQQNNEVISQHYKWAEYAGIDFFVVSFWGKGSDSILREKMFNNSNRGNTELAVFLEPSISSENISSQMDYLCQNYFNKEGYLHIDGKPAVFIYITRSKSTKQLARYIKNIRSRAAANGYEVYLAGDEVWAAPNRDYEKKRISMLDAVTNYDVYGNLGRRKYVQPSHLNHWQANNKKWKQLAENLGKDFIPAVSPGFNDTAVRKGHTPSSRKLQGEKGEFGSLFSALLERALKLEGSDMIMITSWNEWHEDTQIEPVSPAEPTKKDDGEGRYTKGLAYSGYGKLYLDILKEKTSPVLSD, encoded by the coding sequence ATGATGAAAATTTGTAATCTTGCTGCCTGCCTTGTTTTTATATCCGCTGCATTTGCGGTCGGTGCAAAAGAAATCAAAGTTGGGGCATATTATTACGCCTGGCATGGCGATAATAATTTCCATGGCGGAGCAGATACCGTTCTCAGATACCATTTATCTCCAAAGCAAACACCCGTTCTCGGCTGGTACAATCAGCAAAACAATGAAGTGATCAGCCAGCATTACAAATGGGCTGAATATGCAGGGATTGATTTTTTCGTTGTCAGTTTCTGGGGCAAAGGCAGTGACAGCATTCTAAGAGAGAAAATGTTTAACAACTCGAACAGAGGCAATACTGAGCTGGCCGTTTTCCTTGAGCCTTCAATAAGCAGCGAAAATATTTCTTCGCAGATGGATTATCTCTGCCAGAATTATTTCAATAAAGAAGGCTATCTGCATATAGACGGCAAGCCTGCGGTTTTTATATACATTACAAGATCCAAAAGCACAAAGCAGCTTGCCCGGTATATAAAAAACATACGCAGCAGGGCTGCCGCTAATGGTTATGAGGTGTACTTGGCGGGGGATGAGGTTTGGGCAGCTCCCAACAGAGATTATGAAAAAAAGCGTATTTCAATGCTTGATGCTGTTACCAATTATGATGTTTATGGAAATCTGGGGCGAAGAAAATATGTGCAGCCCTCACACCTGAACCACTGGCAGGCTAACAATAAGAAATGGAAGCAATTAGCAGAAAACCTTGGCAAAGATTTTATCCCCGCTGTATCACCGGGGTTTAATGACACTGCTGTTAGAAAAGGGCATACGCCCAGCTCAAGAAAACTACAAGGCGAGAAAGGCGAATTCGGCAGTCTATTCTCAGCGTTGCTTGAGAGAGCATTGAAGCTTGAAGGCAGCGATATGATTATGATAACATCATGGAATGAGTGGCACGAAGATACGCAGATAGAACCGGTCTCTCCAGCTGAGCCCACAAAGAAGGACGATGGAGAAGGGCGTTACACCAAGGGACTGGCCTACAGCGGATACGGCAAGCTGTATCTTGATATTCTAAAAGAAAAAACATCACCGGTTTTGAGCGATTAG
- a CDS encoding right-handed parallel beta-helix repeat-containing protein, translating into MNYLKLLLVIAVSVALVSPGLSVENNDPWEYTYTDNFETDKAVDDSYDHSVFWPEAAFPPAEPYLVYTSIYHTDSVNQRGVLFNDFKGKLAHLNYCFPLVSAQNADAVKGYIEFDLKMEDNNDDSQVSRRGYFCYSVSSDGHQWTKPAALKSGHQKLELYSDEGTCYISLRGRDAFIDNLSVALKVEHDEPDVINVPEDYPTIQQAVDAAQDGQTVQIAPGTYSGQGNVNIDLLGKAITVRGAKGPRATVIDCSVIMPAVEDPPQKIISRGFYVHQGERRDTVIRNLTIENGFVSGSEIPEDDMRWNLSPEHPIGAGIYCEFASPTIKNCIITDCRTEMGAGIGCVGAHPDISFSRVHDCNAGGFGPCESGGFGAGIGFIRHSSLNITNCRVVRNSAYYNSKGAGLYCRRSRAKIYGSTFSSNSADGNLLGGGVYCGTGSEMMLKNCVVSNNLANCGAGIFAHRRLASEVSALEAPVFPRTSIRVENCTVANNRLVNPMPIYPGAGIHARAADIKVSSSIVWYNSPTQIVIYKSPHKFPVTYSNVQGGYPTSEAVLDNYGPDDGLEPLAGDTTDDYYQQLSLVECPGNIDKEPLFADPVLPIVDYHLKSKTGRYVPGRVVSASGNVSPGQWVKDDVHSPSIDSGNPFMPFKEEPMPNGFRLNMGAYGNTNQASKSMPWHILEKGGFGEDIRSPDINKDGIIDYEDIVKMAEQWLQGFKGYGIQTHPPQD; encoded by the coding sequence ATGAATTATTTGAAATTATTATTAGTTATTGCTGTTTCAGTAGCTCTTGTCTCGCCCGGCTTATCTGTTGAAAATAACGATCCATGGGAATACACCTATACCGATAATTTCGAAACAGACAAGGCAGTTGATGACAGCTACGACCATTCAGTTTTCTGGCCTGAGGCTGCATTCCCGCCGGCAGAGCCTTATCTTGTTTACACCAGCATCTATCACACTGATTCGGTGAATCAAAGGGGAGTGCTGTTTAACGATTTCAAGGGTAAGCTTGCGCATCTGAATTACTGTTTCCCTCTGGTTTCCGCGCAGAATGCTGATGCGGTAAAGGGCTATATTGAGTTCGATCTGAAGATGGAAGATAATAACGATGATTCGCAGGTAAGCCGCAGGGGCTATTTCTGCTATTCGGTTTCTTCAGACGGTCATCAATGGACAAAGCCTGCAGCTCTTAAGTCCGGCCACCAGAAACTCGAGCTTTACTCAGATGAAGGCACGTGCTACATCAGCCTTCGTGGACGTGATGCGTTTATAGATAATCTTTCGGTAGCCCTAAAAGTAGAGCATGATGAGCCTGATGTTATAAACGTGCCTGAAGACTACCCAACCATTCAGCAGGCGGTAGATGCTGCTCAGGACGGACAGACTGTTCAAATTGCCCCGGGAACATACTCAGGCCAGGGAAATGTAAACATCGATCTGCTCGGGAAGGCAATAACAGTGCGCGGGGCAAAAGGACCGAGAGCAACCGTTATAGACTGCTCTGTGATTATGCCTGCAGTGGAAGACCCGCCGCAAAAGATTATCTCACGAGGTTTCTATGTTCATCAGGGCGAGAGGCGTGATACCGTTATAAGAAATCTTACGATTGAAAACGGTTTCGTGAGCGGCTCTGAAATCCCAGAAGATGATATGCGTTGGAATTTATCGCCTGAGCATCCGATCGGAGCGGGGATTTACTGCGAGTTTGCAAGCCCCACAATCAAAAACTGCATTATCACTGACTGTCGCACAGAAATGGGAGCCGGAATTGGCTGTGTTGGCGCCCATCCGGACATCTCATTCAGCAGAGTTCACGACTGCAATGCAGGGGGATTCGGCCCTTGCGAATCAGGCGGTTTTGGAGCAGGCATTGGGTTTATAAGGCATTCCTCTCTAAATATAACCAACTGCAGAGTTGTGAGAAATTCCGCATACTACAACAGCAAAGGAGCAGGGCTCTACTGCCGGAGAAGCAGGGCAAAGATCTACGGTTCAACCTTCAGCAGCAACAGCGCAGACGGCAATTTGTTAGGCGGCGGCGTTTACTGCGGAACCGGTTCGGAAATGATGCTCAAAAACTGCGTTGTTTCCAACAATCTCGCAAACTGCGGAGCGGGAATCTTTGCTCATAGGAGGCTGGCGAGCGAGGTTTCTGCTCTTGAGGCCCCCGTTTTTCCCCGCACCTCAATCAGGGTGGAGAATTGTACAGTTGCAAACAACAGGCTCGTTAATCCTATGCCGATTTATCCCGGCGCAGGAATACACGCCCGAGCTGCTGATATAAAGGTAAGCAGCTCCATTGTATGGTACAACAGTCCCACGCAGATTGTGATTTATAAATCTCCCCATAAGTTCCCCGTAACATACTCCAATGTGCAGGGGGGCTATCCAACATCTGAGGCTGTTCTTGATAATTACGGGCCGGACGACGGGCTCGAGCCTCTAGCAGGAGACACCACAGACGATTACTACCAGCAGCTCAGCCTCGTTGAATGCCCGGGCAATATCGATAAGGAGCCGCTGTTTGCAGATCCTGTTCTCCCGATTGTTGACTACCATCTAAAATCTAAAACTGGAAGGTACGTTCCAGGCAGAGTGGTAAGCGCAAGCGGGAACGTAAGCCCTGGGCAATGGGTGAAAGATGATGTCCACAGTCCGAGCATTGATTCTGGCAATCCGTTTATGCCTTTCAAAGAGGAGCCTATGCCGAACGGTTTCAGGCTCAATATGGGAGCCTACGGAAACACAAATCAGGCAAGCAAGAGTATGCCTTGGCACATCCTCGAAAAGGGCGGCTTCGGCGAGGATATCAGAAGCCCCGATATCAACAAAGACGGCATCATTGATTATGAAGATATTGTGAAGATGGCAGAGCAGTGGCTTCAGGGATTCAAAGGCTACGGAATACAGACACATCCCCCGCAAGATTGA
- the tsaA gene encoding tRNA (N6-threonylcarbamoyladenosine(37)-N6)-methyltransferase TrmO translates to MEEIRYRPIGRIHTEFKDGTGVPRQAAGASELAGRIEIFDEYLPGLEDLEGFSHIVVVFHLHRVSQPSLKAHPPWDGRRHGVFATRSPYRPNPIGVSVVRLISMEGGELHIAGIDMAEASPVLDIKPYVPELNPQGDIRLGWLEGKVNGMNKSKSGDR, encoded by the coding sequence ATGGAAGAGATACGATACAGACCGATTGGGAGGATACATACCGAATTTAAAGACGGGACAGGGGTTCCGCGTCAGGCGGCGGGGGCATCTGAGCTCGCCGGCAGGATTGAGATATTTGATGAATATTTGCCCGGGCTGGAGGATTTGGAGGGGTTCAGCCATATTGTTGTGGTTTTTCATCTGCACAGAGTAAGCCAGCCGAGCCTGAAGGCTCATCCCCCTTGGGACGGCCGGCGGCATGGGGTATTCGCTACGAGAAGCCCATACCGGCCGAATCCAATCGGCGTATCGGTGGTTCGGCTTATCAGCATGGAAGGAGGAGAGCTGCACATCGCGGGCATCGATATGGCAGAGGCCAGCCCAGTGCTCGATATAAAGCCGTATGTGCCGGAATTGAATCCACAGGGAGATATCAGGCTCGGCTGGCTTGAGGGGAAGGTGAACGGGATGAACAAAAGCAAATCCGGAGACCGCTGA